A single window of Longimicrobium sp. DNA harbors:
- the rpsJ gene encoding 30S ribosomal protein S10 — translation MAGKIRIRLKGFDHAVIDQTTADIVRTAEKTGATISGPIPLPTRVQRFTVNRSPHIDKKSREQFELKTHKRVIDILDSRPQTVDALTKLDLPAGVDVEIKVD, via the coding sequence CAAGATCCGCATCCGGCTGAAGGGCTTCGATCACGCGGTGATCGACCAGACCACGGCCGACATCGTCCGCACGGCGGAGAAGACCGGAGCGACCATCTCCGGGCCGATCCCCCTGCCGACCCGGGTGCAGCGCTTCACCGTGAACCGCTCGCCCCACATCGACAAGAAGAGCCGGGAGCAGTTCGAGCTGAAGACGCACAAGCGCGTCATCGACATCCTCGACTCGCGCCCGCAGACCGTGGACGCCCTCACCAAGCTGGACCTGCCGGCGGGTGTGGACG